A region from the Colwellia sp. PAMC 21821 genome encodes:
- a CDS encoding histidine phosphatase family protein — MSAIYLIRHGQASFGKADYDQLSEKGNFQSQLLGKFWQALPAPDKIFLGDLLRHEQTLENFIEGYQGVKPSTVLHSGFNEFNHVDMLTSYDAGWKNFALMAAKISQQPDANRLFQKEFSLALNRWVSGKYDDDYIESWFQFKKRCITALRDVVNQELIINPPLNSLNPTKNICIFTSGGTIAVIIQHILGLTDENSLAVIQQLRNTGVTKLFFSKNKLTIDYLNNYAHLTQAGADWVTFR; from the coding sequence ATGTCGGCTATTTATTTAATCCGTCATGGACAAGCCTCATTTGGTAAAGCTGACTATGATCAATTATCAGAGAAAGGTAATTTTCAATCTCAGTTACTCGGTAAATTTTGGCAAGCACTTCCTGCACCCGATAAAATATTTTTAGGGGATTTACTGCGCCATGAACAAACACTAGAGAACTTCATAGAAGGTTATCAAGGTGTTAAACCTTCCACCGTTTTACATTCAGGTTTTAATGAGTTTAATCATGTAGACATGTTAACGAGTTACGACGCCGGGTGGAAAAACTTTGCTTTGATGGCAGCAAAAATCAGCCAACAGCCTGACGCTAATCGGCTTTTCCAGAAAGAGTTCTCCCTCGCGCTTAATCGTTGGGTGAGTGGCAAGTACGACGATGACTATATTGAAAGCTGGTTTCAGTTTAAAAAACGTTGCATTACTGCACTGCGAGATGTTGTTAATCAAGAATTAATCATTAACCCCCCCTTAAATAGCCTTAACCCAACAAAAAACATATGCATTTTTACATCAGGCGGCACTATCGCTGTAATTATTCAGCATATATTGGGTTTAACAGACGAAAATTCCTTAGCGGTAATTCAACAATTACGTAATACAGGTGTCACGAAATTATTTTTTTCTAAAAACAAATTAACGATCGATTATTTGAATAATTATGCTCATTTAACCCAAGCGGGTGCTGACTGGGTAACGTTTAGATAA
- a CDS encoding SDR family oxidoreductase, translated as MSSNLFDLTGKIALVTGASRGIGEQIALLLAQNGAHVIVSSRKIEGCQKVVDQIISAGGSAQAIACHIGEMAQIENIFAQISAEHGKLDILVNNAATNPYFGHVLDTDLGAFQKTVDVNIRGYFFMSTIGAKLMKANSGGAIVNVASINGVIPGDYQGIYSITKAAVISMTKTFAKECAQFNIRVNALLPGGTDTKFASTLVNNPTILEQMLNHVPMKRVAQPEEMAGTVLYLVSNASSYTTGTAINVDGGYLIG; from the coding sequence ATGAGTAGCAATTTATTCGATTTAACAGGAAAAATAGCTTTAGTTACTGGAGCTAGTCGTGGTATTGGCGAGCAAATAGCATTATTGCTCGCACAAAACGGCGCGCATGTCATTGTCTCGAGCCGCAAAATTGAAGGTTGCCAAAAGGTTGTCGATCAAATAATTTCAGCTGGCGGCAGTGCACAAGCTATTGCTTGTCATATTGGTGAAATGGCACAAATAGAAAACATTTTTGCTCAAATTTCAGCAGAGCATGGCAAGTTGGATATTTTAGTGAACAATGCTGCTACAAACCCTTACTTTGGCCATGTATTAGATACCGATTTAGGGGCATTTCAGAAAACGGTTGATGTTAATATTCGTGGTTACTTTTTCATGTCAACGATTGGCGCTAAATTAATGAAAGCGAATAGTGGCGGAGCAATTGTTAACGTAGCCTCCATCAACGGTGTTATTCCTGGTGATTATCAAGGGATATATTCCATCACCAAAGCTGCGGTTATTTCCATGACCAAAACCTTCGCTAAAGAATGTGCACAATTTAATATTCGCGTTAATGCTTTATTACCCGGCGGTACAGACACTAAATTTGCCTCAACTTTAGTCAATAATCCAACAATATTAGAACAAATGCTAAATCACGTGCCAATGAAGCGTGTCGCACAACCTGAAGAAATGGCCGGTACTGTTTTGTACTTGGTTTCAAATGCCTCTAGCTATACCACAGGTACTGCAATTAATGTCGATGGCGGTTACTTAATCGGATAG
- a CDS encoding NADH:flavin oxidoreductase: MSINNTATEKLFQSFSAGGLTLKNRTVMAPMTRTFSPNYVPNADVAKYYRRRAEGNVGLIITEGTFISHKAANGYERVPAIFGEEALAGWKHVVDEVHAAGGKIAPQLWHVGSVRKEGIGPDKAIPAYSPSGLYKPGAPNGVAMSQADIDEVVASFAQAAADAKAIGFDAIEVHGAHGYLVDQFFWEGTNQRSDKYGGSLENRARFAVEIVEAIRLAVGVDFPIIFRFSQWKQQDYNAKLCQTPEELGTFLSLLSNAGVDVFHASTRRFWLPEFEGSDLNLAGWTKKLTNKPVITVGSVGLDSDFTGEGSVDLGGTSNPTGIEGLLTRLNNDEFDLVAIGRALLVDPEWVNKIQHNKDEEIAPFNKDALMTLS; this comes from the coding sequence ATGAGCATTAATAACACGGCAACTGAAAAGCTTTTTCAGTCGTTCAGCGCAGGCGGTTTAACGCTAAAAAATCGTACGGTTATGGCACCGATGACTCGTACTTTTTCACCCAATTATGTCCCCAATGCCGATGTAGCTAAATATTATCGCCGAAGAGCTGAAGGTAATGTCGGTTTAATTATTACTGAAGGTACTTTTATTTCGCATAAAGCGGCTAATGGTTATGAACGTGTGCCTGCCATTTTTGGTGAAGAAGCCTTGGCCGGCTGGAAACATGTAGTAGATGAAGTGCATGCCGCAGGTGGAAAAATAGCACCACAACTATGGCATGTTGGCTCAGTGCGCAAAGAAGGTATTGGGCCAGATAAAGCCATTCCAGCCTATAGCCCATCAGGTTTGTATAAGCCTGGTGCGCCAAACGGTGTGGCGATGAGCCAAGCAGATATCGATGAAGTTGTGGCCTCATTTGCACAAGCTGCTGCTGATGCTAAAGCTATTGGCTTTGACGCGATTGAAGTGCATGGCGCGCATGGTTATTTGGTTGATCAATTCTTTTGGGAAGGCACAAACCAACGTAGCGATAAATATGGTGGTTCACTAGAAAATAGAGCGCGTTTTGCGGTTGAAATCGTTGAGGCTATTCGTCTTGCTGTTGGTGTAGACTTTCCGATCATCTTTAGGTTTTCGCAATGGAAGCAACAAGATTACAACGCCAAGCTTTGCCAAACGCCAGAAGAATTAGGCACATTCCTATCATTATTAAGCAATGCAGGCGTTGATGTATTTCATGCCAGTACCCGTCGTTTTTGGTTGCCTGAATTTGAAGGTTCAGACTTGAATCTAGCTGGTTGGACGAAAAAGCTCACTAACAAACCCGTTATCACCGTAGGTAGTGTGGGGTTAGACAGTGACTTTACCGGTGAAGGGAGTGTTGATCTTGGTGGCACATCAAACCCAACAGGGATTGAAGGGTTATTAACGCGTTTAAATAACGATGAGTTTGATCTGGTGGCTATTGGCCGCGCGTTGTTAGTTGACCCTGAATGGGTGAACAAAATTCAGCACAATAAAGATGAAGAAATAGCACCATTTAATAAAGACGCACTGATGACACTTAGTTAG
- a CDS encoding acyl-CoA dehydrogenase family protein — protein sequence MDFEYSDKVKELIARVTVFMDEHIYPVEAQMHQQVAENQWSTPPLMEALKAKAKAQGLWNLFLPVSYGKYSAGLTNLEYAPLAEIMGKVMWAPEVFNCAAPDTGNMEVLAKYGNEAQKKQWLEPLLEGKIRSAFAMTEPEVASSDATNIELRIERDGDEYVINGRKFYISGACRKQCEIMIVMGKTDPGNSNRYIQQSQVLVPMKTPGVTMVRPMQVFGYNDAPEGHAEITFENVRVPVTNIIVGEGKGFEIAQGRLGPGRIHHCMRSVGIAQRALDVMCKRVNERIVFGRPMIKQQSVREDIAISACQIEQARLMTLKAAQKMDVEGNKAAKDIIAMIKIVAPSMALDVLDRAIQCHGAVGVSQDTFLAHAYAGQRTLRLADGPDQVHMMQLGRDLVKKST from the coding sequence ATGGATTTTGAATACAGCGACAAGGTTAAAGAATTAATTGCACGTGTAACCGTGTTTATGGACGAGCATATTTATCCTGTTGAAGCGCAAATGCATCAGCAAGTTGCTGAAAATCAATGGTCAACACCGCCGTTAATGGAAGCCCTTAAAGCAAAAGCAAAAGCGCAAGGCTTATGGAACCTGTTTTTACCGGTAAGTTACGGTAAATATAGTGCTGGCCTAACGAATTTAGAATACGCACCGCTTGCTGAAATTATGGGTAAAGTGATGTGGGCACCCGAAGTGTTTAATTGTGCAGCCCCTGACACCGGTAATATGGAAGTATTAGCTAAATATGGTAACGAAGCGCAGAAAAAACAATGGTTAGAGCCGTTACTTGAAGGCAAAATTCGTTCAGCTTTTGCTATGACAGAGCCTGAAGTAGCCTCAAGTGATGCAACGAACATTGAGCTACGTATTGAACGAGATGGCGATGAATATGTTATCAACGGTCGAAAATTTTATATCAGCGGCGCGTGTCGCAAACAATGTGAAATTATGATCGTGATGGGTAAAACAGACCCAGGTAATAGCAACCGATATATTCAACAATCTCAAGTGCTAGTGCCGATGAAAACACCGGGTGTAACTATGGTGCGTCCAATGCAAGTGTTTGGTTATAACGACGCACCAGAAGGGCATGCCGAAATTACCTTTGAAAATGTTCGAGTACCGGTGACAAACATTATTGTTGGTGAAGGTAAAGGTTTTGAAATTGCCCAAGGTCGTTTAGGCCCAGGTCGTATTCATCATTGCATGCGCTCAGTTGGCATTGCACAGCGCGCCTTAGATGTAATGTGTAAACGAGTTAACGAACGCATTGTTTTTGGTCGCCCGATGATCAAGCAACAATCTGTGCGTGAAGATATTGCCATTTCAGCGTGTCAAATTGAACAAGCCCGTTTGATGACCTTAAAAGCAGCACAAAAAATGGATGTTGAAGGTAACAAAGCTGCTAAAGATATTATCGCGATGATAAAAATTGTTGCACCTAGTATGGCGCTTGATGTACTTGATCGCGCTATTCAATGTCATGGCGCTGTCGGTGTCAGTCAAGATACCTTTTTAGCCCATGCATATGCCGGCCAAAGAACTTTGCGTTTAGCTGATGGTCCTGATCAAGTCCACATGATGCAATTAGGCCGAGATTTAGTGAAAAAATCGACTTAA
- a CDS encoding phosphotransferase, which yields MTATVAFDVEKLTQYLESHVAGFIGPITLTKFTGGQSNPTYKVTAKSGLYVLRSQPPGKLLKSAHAVDREYQVLDALKDTDVAVAQVYHLCRDTSIIGAMFYLMEFCDGAVYWSASLPEISSNAYRREMYDAMNKSLVALHSVDINAVGLQEYGKAGNYFQRQFGRWTSQYRTTELQKIPAMDQLILWLEKHLPEDDGRVCLVHGDFRLDNMMFAKDKPEVMAVLDWELSTLGHPFSDLAYQCMQLRMPQGMGTIDGLKGVDRASLGIPTEAEYVADYCHRMGIERIDNWSFYLAFSFFRLAAIVQGVAKRASQGNASNEHANEVGAFVEPLAQMALSIIENSDEQ from the coding sequence ATGACAGCAACGGTTGCTTTTGATGTAGAAAAATTAACGCAATACCTTGAGTCTCATGTAGCTGGTTTTATTGGCCCGATCACCTTAACAAAGTTTACGGGCGGGCAATCAAACCCTACTTATAAAGTAACAGCTAAATCAGGTTTATATGTACTGCGCAGCCAGCCGCCGGGTAAATTGTTGAAATCTGCCCATGCGGTTGACCGAGAATATCAAGTGCTTGACGCACTAAAAGATACAGACGTTGCCGTTGCTCAGGTCTATCACCTTTGTCGTGATACCAGCATTATCGGCGCAATGTTTTATTTAATGGAGTTTTGTGATGGCGCTGTTTACTGGAGCGCCTCATTACCTGAAATTTCAAGCAATGCCTATCGTAGGGAAATGTATGATGCGATGAATAAATCATTAGTCGCGCTGCACAGTGTTGATATAAATGCTGTGGGTTTACAAGAATACGGTAAAGCGGGTAACTATTTTCAGCGTCAATTTGGTCGTTGGACTTCGCAGTACCGTACAACAGAACTACAAAAAATTCCTGCCATGGACCAGCTTATACTCTGGCTTGAAAAACACTTGCCTGAAGACGACGGGCGAGTGTGTTTAGTTCATGGTGATTTTCGTTTAGACAATATGATGTTTGCCAAAGATAAACCTGAAGTAATGGCGGTATTAGACTGGGAGTTATCTACTTTAGGGCATCCTTTTTCTGATTTAGCTTATCAATGTATGCAATTACGTATGCCACAAGGCATGGGCACTATCGATGGCTTAAAAGGCGTTGATAGAGCAAGTTTAGGTATACCGACAGAAGCAGAATATGTAGCAGATTATTGTCATCGTATGGGTATTGAGCGTATCGACAATTGGAGCTTCTATCTTGCGTTTAGCTTTTTTAGGTTAGCGGCAATAGTGCAAGGTGTGGCAAAACGAGCATCACAGGGCAATGCCTCAAATGAACATGCAAATGAAGTTGGAGCATTTGTTGAACCTTTAGCGCAAATGGCTTTAAGTATTATTGAAAATTCAGACGAACAATAA
- a CDS encoding SDR family oxidoreductase, translated as MDPLLDFTGKVAVITGAAQGFGQLLAQELAKRGAKLVISDINEAGVKKVAEDISSTGAEVIALACDVSKNDDCKAMVDNAIKHFGRVDIGVNNAGVAHEFMPLHEIDESIMDSQFAINVKGVQFGMRHQIQQMLQQGEGVILNVSSMAGISGAARGSAYAMAKHAVIGLTKTGAVEYGRNNIRINAICPFFTLTPMVTNFADEEQQKRMSKGAPMNRLGEPKEIVAMMLMMLSPANTYMTGQCIAVDGGVSAQ; from the coding sequence ATGGATCCACTATTAGATTTCACCGGCAAAGTAGCGGTTATAACAGGAGCAGCGCAAGGTTTTGGCCAACTATTAGCCCAAGAGTTAGCTAAACGTGGCGCAAAATTAGTGATCAGTGATATTAACGAAGCTGGCGTGAAAAAAGTGGCTGAAGATATTTCTTCAACGGGGGCAGAAGTTATTGCTCTAGCTTGTGACGTTTCAAAAAATGATGATTGTAAAGCTATGGTAGATAACGCGATTAAGCACTTTGGTCGCGTTGATATTGGGGTTAATAACGCCGGTGTTGCACATGAATTTATGCCGCTGCACGAAATTGACGAGTCAATAATGGATAGCCAGTTCGCCATTAACGTTAAAGGTGTGCAATTTGGTATGCGCCATCAAATACAGCAAATGTTACAACAAGGCGAAGGCGTTATCCTTAATGTCAGTTCTATGGCGGGTATCAGCGGGGCTGCAAGAGGCAGTGCTTATGCCATGGCTAAACATGCAGTTATTGGTTTAACTAAAACAGGTGCTGTTGAGTATGGTCGTAACAATATTCGTATAAACGCCATTTGTCCGTTCTTTACCTTAACGCCAATGGTGACTAATTTTGCTGACGAAGAGCAACAAAAAAGAATGAGCAAAGGCGCTCCCATGAACCGTTTAGGTGAGCCTAAAGAAATTGTCGCCATGATGCTCATGATGCTGTCACCGGCTAATACTTACATGACCGGACAATGTATCGCAGTCGATGGCGGTGTGTCTGCTCAATAG
- a CDS encoding acyl-CoA dehydrogenase, whose product MSATLMNERDLEFMLYELFDSESLIKRARYQDHDRQTFNEVINTAKAIAEKHFLPIRQKLDTHQPTFDGKNVSLIPELKSAIEAVIASGISSATADYESNGMQLPPIIASAASTYLTAAGGVGLGYNMLTNANANLLEAHGSKALIDKWVKPMRSGRFMGTMAMTEPGSGSGLGDLITKAIKSEDGTYRISGNKIYISGGDHDLSENIVHLVLARVQGAPKGVKGISLFVVPKFLVSDDGIVGENNEVALAGLFHKMGGRAQTSTALSFGEKNGSVGYLVGEENQGLKYMFHMMNEARIMVGTSGATLAVAGYQYSVDYAKNRPQGRLPSCKDPLSPMVNIIEHADVRRMLLAQKAYAEGALSLVLYGSQLSDDEKTAPTVEAREHAHVLLDFLTPIIKTWPSEYGTKANDLAIQVLGGHGYINEHPVELFYRDNRLNAIHEGTTGIQSLDLLTRKVPMYKMAGYTATLGEIYKTIEVAKQDKNLDEFSTQLIEAVETLKQTTQVVLGAMSTSNIDLALANSVKYLELFGHVIVAWLWLKQGMVANQALSKQPHQADENFYNGKLQALQYFYRFELPEIAIWSSILSSTDSTTYDMKADWF is encoded by the coding sequence ATGTCTGCAACATTAATGAATGAACGTGATCTTGAATTCATGCTCTATGAACTTTTTGACAGCGAGTCACTGATCAAAAGAGCACGTTATCAAGATCATGACCGTCAAACCTTTAATGAAGTTATTAATACCGCTAAAGCGATAGCTGAGAAACACTTTTTACCCATTAGACAAAAGCTAGATACTCATCAACCCACATTCGACGGTAAAAACGTCAGCCTTATTCCTGAATTAAAATCTGCCATTGAAGCGGTGATAGCCTCAGGTATTTCGTCAGCCACCGCAGATTATGAATCCAATGGCATGCAATTACCGCCCATTATTGCCAGTGCTGCTAGCACGTATTTAACAGCAGCAGGAGGCGTGGGTTTAGGTTACAACATGTTGACCAACGCTAATGCAAACTTGCTTGAAGCGCATGGTAGTAAAGCGCTGATAGATAAATGGGTTAAGCCAATGCGCTCAGGCAGGTTTATGGGCACCATGGCGATGACAGAGCCGGGCAGTGGCTCAGGGCTTGGCGATTTAATTACCAAAGCAATAAAGTCAGAAGATGGTACTTACCGCATTAGTGGCAATAAAATCTATATTTCTGGTGGCGATCATGACTTAAGTGAAAACATTGTTCACCTTGTACTTGCCCGAGTTCAAGGTGCACCTAAAGGCGTTAAAGGTATTTCGCTATTTGTGGTACCTAAATTTTTAGTGAGTGATGACGGTATTGTTGGTGAGAATAACGAAGTTGCTTTAGCCGGTTTGTTTCATAAAATGGGTGGCCGCGCGCAAACATCAACGGCATTAAGTTTCGGTGAAAAAAATGGCTCAGTCGGTTATTTAGTGGGGGAAGAAAACCAAGGGCTTAAGTACATGTTTCATATGATGAATGAGGCCCGTATTATGGTCGGTACTAGTGGCGCAACACTTGCGGTTGCAGGGTATCAATATTCAGTAGATTACGCGAAAAATAGACCGCAAGGGCGTTTACCTTCTTGTAAAGACCCGCTTTCTCCTATGGTTAATATTATCGAACACGCCGATGTTCGCCGTATGTTACTAGCGCAAAAAGCTTATGCCGAAGGCGCACTTTCGTTAGTACTTTATGGCTCACAACTCAGTGATGACGAAAAAACTGCCCCAACAGTAGAAGCGCGAGAACATGCACATGTGTTATTAGACTTTCTAACGCCTATTATTAAAACTTGGCCGTCTGAATACGGCACCAAAGCGAACGATTTAGCAATTCAAGTACTCGGCGGTCATGGTTATATCAACGAACATCCTGTCGAATTGTTTTATCGCGACAATCGCCTAAACGCTATTCATGAAGGCACTACGGGTATTCAGTCGTTAGATTTATTAACTCGAAAAGTACCCATGTATAAAATGGCCGGATACACGGCAACACTAGGCGAAATTTATAAAACTATCGAAGTAGCAAAACAAGATAAAAATTTAGATGAATTTTCCACACAACTTATCGAAGCCGTTGAAACTTTAAAGCAAACTACACAAGTGGTATTAGGCGCTATGTCGACCAGTAATATAGATTTGGCATTAGCTAATTCTGTTAAATATTTAGAATTATTTGGTCACGTTATTGTTGCGTGGTTATGGTTAAAACAGGGCATGGTTGCAAACCAAGCACTTAGCAAGCAACCGCATCAAGCAGATGAAAACTTTTATAACGGAAAACTACAAGCATTGCAGTATTTTTATCGTTTTGAGCTGCCAGAAATAGCAATATGGTCAAGTATTTTAAGCAGCACTGACAGTACAACATATGACATGAAAGCAGACTGGTTTTAA
- a CDS encoding AMP-binding protein codes for MEKVWLENSYPPGVEWEIDPDKYNSLADLFFKYTKLYENNTAFINMGASISYQELAQQATDFAAYLQQDLGYVKGDKFAIMIPNLLQYPVALFGALIAGLTVVNVNPLYTARELEHQLKNSGTKGILILKNFAHVLEVVIDKTDVEHVILTGVGDRLSKVKGVVVNFVLKYVKKQVPAYNLPNAVTFNNAMAKGATLNYKPVEIVGSDLAFLQYTGGTTGPSKGAMLTHRNMISNVEQSNAATKNVYEVGKELMVTALPLYHIFALTSNCLCFLPFGGVNLLITNPRDMPGFVKELEKYPFTAITGVNTLFNGLLHTPDFEKLDFSSLKLGFAGGMSVQRPVAELWQKVTGARLLEGYGLTECAPIVTMSPYNQESFNGSIGLPVSSTDIRLIGDDGEEVALGQPGEMWVKGPQVMKGYYNRQDATDEVLKDGWLATGDIATMNEKGFFKIVDRKKDMIIVSGFNVFPNEIEEVLVMHPGVLEAAAIGVKHDATGEAVKVFIVKKDANLTEKDVFDHCHTLLTNYKCPKFVEFMDDLPKTNVGKVLRKELRK; via the coding sequence ATGGAAAAAGTTTGGCTTGAGAATAGTTATCCACCAGGTGTTGAGTGGGAAATAGACCCAGACAAATATAATTCTTTGGCAGATTTGTTTTTTAAATACACCAAACTTTACGAAAATAATACGGCATTTATTAATATGGGTGCCAGTATTTCGTATCAAGAATTAGCGCAACAAGCGACTGACTTCGCGGCTTATTTACAACAAGATTTAGGCTACGTAAAAGGTGATAAATTTGCGATAATGATCCCTAATCTTTTGCAATATCCCGTGGCATTATTTGGTGCACTTATTGCCGGTTTAACTGTGGTAAATGTAAATCCGCTTTACACAGCGCGTGAATTAGAACATCAATTAAAGAATTCGGGTACTAAAGGTATTCTTATTCTGAAAAATTTTGCTCACGTATTGGAAGTGGTTATTGATAAAACTGATGTAGAGCACGTTATTCTTACCGGTGTTGGCGACAGGCTAAGCAAAGTCAAAGGCGTGGTGGTCAATTTCGTACTCAAATACGTGAAAAAACAAGTGCCCGCGTATAACTTACCAAACGCAGTAACATTTAATAATGCCATGGCTAAAGGCGCAACACTTAACTATAAACCAGTTGAAATTGTGGGTTCTGATCTCGCCTTTTTACAGTATACCGGTGGTACAACCGGTCCATCAAAAGGGGCGATGTTAACGCACCGCAATATGATATCAAACGTAGAACAATCCAACGCAGCCACAAAAAATGTCTATGAAGTTGGCAAAGAATTAATGGTAACGGCATTACCGCTTTATCATATCTTTGCGTTAACCTCTAACTGTCTTTGTTTTCTGCCTTTTGGTGGCGTTAATCTGTTAATTACCAATCCAAGAGATATGCCAGGTTTTGTAAAAGAGTTAGAGAAATATCCTTTTACCGCTATAACTGGAGTTAACACGTTATTTAACGGCTTATTGCATACCCCAGACTTTGAAAAACTTGACTTTAGTTCATTAAAACTAGGCTTTGCTGGCGGCATGTCAGTGCAACGACCTGTTGCTGAGTTATGGCAAAAAGTAACGGGGGCACGTTTATTAGAAGGTTATGGCTTAACCGAATGTGCACCCATAGTAACTATGAGCCCTTATAACCAAGAGAGTTTCAATGGTTCAATTGGTCTTCCTGTTTCCTCAACAGACATTCGCTTAATTGGTGATGATGGCGAAGAGGTGGCATTAGGCCAGCCCGGTGAAATGTGGGTAAAAGGCCCACAAGTCATGAAGGGTTATTACAATCGTCAAGACGCAACCGATGAAGTATTAAAAGATGGTTGGTTAGCTACGGGCGATATTGCCACCATGAATGAAAAGGGTTTTTTTAAAATTGTTGATCGTAAAAAAGATATGATCATCGTCTCTGGCTTTAACGTTTTTCCCAATGAAATAGAAGAAGTGCTTGTGATGCATCCCGGTGTCCTTGAAGCCGCGGCTATTGGTGTGAAACATGACGCTACTGGCGAAGCGGTAAAAGTGTTCATTGTTAAAAAAGATGCTAATTTAACCGAAAAAGATGTTTTCGATCATTGTCATACATTACTGACTAATTATAAATGTCCAAAGTTTGTTGAATTTATGGATGATTTACCCAAAACCAATGTTGGTAAAGTATTAAGAAAAGAATTACGAAAATAG
- a CDS encoding NADP-dependent oxidoreductase, protein MTTYNAINLIARPTGGPIGPELFEIVEKELPSIGKGQFLVKQNHMSLDPAMFGWMSPDTESYIPPVALGDVMRSSGIGEVVESNHEGFQIGDRVMGLMGWTQYYLSDGTGLNKVAAPLPDEAILSVFALPGLTATQGLYSIGKPKSGETLVVSGAAGSVGSIVGQLAKADGLTVIGIVGSDEKADWIINELGFDGAVNYKTDNLAEKLAELTPNGIDVYFENTGGPIQHHVYERMNAHGRIAVCGMIADYSKEVPDLAPSWINIIKKRLTIQGFTMPDHFGEIPTLLEKLTPYVMQGKIKHRAHVLLGLESAITGLNLFFTGKNKGKLIVKL, encoded by the coding sequence ATGACTACTTATAACGCAATTAATTTAATCGCCCGCCCAACTGGCGGTCCTATTGGTCCTGAACTATTTGAAATAGTGGAAAAAGAGCTGCCAAGCATCGGCAAAGGGCAATTTTTAGTTAAACAAAATCATATGTCACTTGATCCTGCTATGTTCGGTTGGATGAGCCCTGACACTGAAAGTTATATTCCACCTGTCGCATTAGGCGATGTAATGCGCAGCTCAGGCATAGGTGAAGTTGTAGAGAGTAACCATGAAGGCTTTCAAATAGGCGATCGGGTGATGGGCTTAATGGGCTGGACACAATATTATTTATCTGACGGTACCGGCTTAAATAAAGTTGCGGCACCATTACCTGATGAAGCCATTCTATCGGTATTCGCGCTACCGGGTTTAACGGCTACACAAGGTTTGTACAGTATTGGTAAGCCAAAAAGTGGTGAAACACTGGTTGTTTCTGGCGCTGCGGGTTCTGTCGGCTCAATTGTAGGGCAGTTAGCTAAAGCCGATGGCCTAACGGTTATTGGTATTGTGGGTAGTGATGAGAAAGCCGATTGGATTATTAACGAATTAGGCTTTGACGGCGCAGTTAATTATAAAACAGATAATTTAGCTGAAAAGTTAGCTGAACTAACACCAAACGGTATTGACGTTTACTTTGAAAACACCGGTGGACCAATACAGCACCACGTATATGAGCGAATGAATGCCCATGGCCGTATTGCCGTTTGTGGCATGATCGCTGATTACTCGAAAGAAGTACCAGATTTAGCACCAAGTTGGATTAACATCATCAAAAAGCGCTTAACTATACAAGGTTTTACCATGCCAGATCATTTTGGTGAAATACCTACGTTATTGGAAAAACTTACCCCCTATGTTATGCAAGGTAAAATAAAGCATCGTGCCCATGTTTTACTGGGGCTAGAGTCTGCAATTACCGGCTTGAACTTGTTTTTCACCGGTAAGAATAAAGGTAAGTTAATCGTTAAACTTTAA